TGCCTTCCGCTTTCATTACCACAAAGCCTTCTGTTGTTGCGGTGTTCACAATGAGTGatgaattatgttttaaaaGAGCCTAAACTCAAAGCTCTCACAATTCAAAATAATGTGGTACATATGTGTGTGTCTGTGCGGTTGCTATACTCATAGCAAAACTAAATCACTTCCATCACAGGGTATTAGGGTCCAAATCCTTAAATTTGTGGTGTAAGACTAAATATGAATTTGTAATATGTGAGATATATTGACACACAATGCTATTTCctgtaataaaatattatagaaGTTCCAAACTATGTGGCTTAGCCTTAATAACTGTAAGGAGGAAGAATTTACCAACCACCCTGGAATATTACAGTTTAGCACCAACCCCATGCAAAGTACAAACTATTCATCACAATATCATGGTTGGACATTGGCAGAGACATATGGAATCGGTTCCTGCCTATCTCCAATGCCATTCAAACAAGGTGGTCTGGCTGCTCCGTAGTAAAAGAAGGCCATCACTTTTGACAACTCATCTCCACTTCGAATTGCTGAacagattaaaaaaaagagctgAAAACGTGCTGCAAATCAGAGGCAAGAATCAGATGCACATTctctaaataaaaattaccTTTCTCACGATATAAAATCTTCCCAGCCTTAGTGAAGATGATCTCGGGGAAGACAGACACTTTGAGAGCAGATACCAAATCATGCTCAGTAACAGCATCAACTGCAATACACTGTTAAATacgaaaaacaaatattagcAATAATGACCAATAAAGGGGGAAAAGGTACTAAAGAAATCATACGGTAGGCTGTAGCCTTACTCTTGGTGAAGGTAGCTTGCAGTTCCATATGATGTGTACAGCCTTCTCCAGTTCATTCcgaatcttttcattttcttttggtctgaagaaggaaaattttctaataagaaaaatatgataaaCAATTTTCTCATAGCAAATATAACATAAATACAGTGTCATGAAAGAGTTCCAAATTGGGCAGTGTCCAGGATTGGAACTGTCACATGACATCAACAACGATTGGTTGGTTGGAGGCCTTTGAATATCCTAAATTCGTAATAAAGAACTATAATCTGGAAACAAGGTGCTGAAATCATAAATGTTAACAAGGATAAGGTAACATagcaagaaataaataaaaaagaagaagaaaaaggaaaagcaaacCTTTTATAGCGATTATGTACAAGAATGATTAAAGGGCTGATGTCCTTGAAAACAGCCTCTTCCCATTCTGCAGTTACTACATCTTTAATGGGACGAATGTAATTATCATCCTGCCACACTATTTCATTGTCGCTATCATCATTATCATTGTCATCCTTTCTTGCCGTATTATTCTTGATAGTAATCTTGTCAAAGAATTGATCCAATTTGAAACCCCGCCCATCTGCGTCGTCAGGCCATTCTGGATCATCCTCCTCCACAACAAGAGGATAATTGGCCAGAAGTTGTTGCACCTTCTTCGTCCTTTCAGTAGGGTCTAACTCCTCCTCAACAtcagggttggtatctaaaaCTTGTCTAATTTTGCTTCTCCACTCGCGTCTCTCTTCAGAACCCATCAAATAGGGATCATCTTTGTCACCTAAACAAGGTTCGTCCTCCTCATCAGAGTCATTAAACGGCTTAAACGGCTCTCCCTTTTCTTCATCGGAGCCGACCTTCTCAACAGTTTTAGAAGCATACAATCTAGTTACTTTGGAGCTACCACCACCATGTGTTGGTACACTGGTGTTCTTCACCCATATTCTGTTTTCATTAGCTCGAATGTCTTGAGACTGAGGACCTAAAGAAGCTAATGAAAGGGGTATTATgaatttgttctgttttggtGACGAGAAGAGATATGGAAGCCTCAGGGTATGTTGTAGAGCCATTTTAACACACAATTACTTGCAGATATCTGAAAAAGCAAACAATTGGTAACTAGTAACTAGTAATGTAATGGTTCACACAGTAAATGGCAGCTAGAGAATCAAAATGCATATACTTATACGGCAGACAAAACACAAGTTTAATTCATTCAGAGAGTTCTCTCTTCTGTCCTCAGTCAGTCGTCTCCATTACAATTCACATGGTACATATCCAATCAATTCATTCCATCTCTGTAAGAAAGggaattgaagaagaaaaataacaagaaaaagcTGACTAACCTGGTAAGTATATGATGATGTTCCTTcgtcttctttctttcctatTTTGACACAGATGAGATGAGCTTGGCATCAGAAACCAAACCCCAGCCCAGCGGCAACTAATAGCCTAAAACCCCATATGCCAAAGCAGTGCCAGCAAAGATAAGGTAACGTGGATGGTTACTGTTAACCAAAGGGGAAAAAAGCTCCGTCGGAAAAGTGAGCAGTGAAGATGgatgtttaaaataaaatagcccATGAGATGAGCCGCAACTTTATTTGGGCCTCCGCTTTCGACTTTTCAGCCAGTTTGGGTTTAGGCCCTCTtcctacttttttttattcctaCGGCCACTTTAGACCCCCTCATTTTTCTCACCACCTTAATTCGAGTGTAGACCATCACCATTCTTAAAGCATAACATATGCCTTAGAGGATCTACAATAAACTTCTTAAATCACCTTCTTAGACAACTTTTAAGGATGAATTGGAAAAAtgcaactccaaccatgcttcctatctattttttaaaataaagacCTCTAAGAGTTCttaaatctgaggagagagaaaggacttTTAGTGACtctctataatttaatgttgttttgttttatccatagtttaaatttttaattaatactaactaatttattttactttattttatagagatggaccaatcatatttaattaaaaaataatttttgtatttatgactccctaaactagagagtataattggagttcaaattttatagagagcacCTAAAATAACTTCTGTgtttttaatcaaattttaacTAGAAAATAGGAAGCATGATTATAAATGCTCTTATTAACTAACCATAGTTAACCTTCATCTTAGCATTTATAAGAATCCATcattataacaaaaaagaaagaatcaataaagtttttattataattttaagaGTAGTGCTATTAGTACCATATTTATTGATCATATTGCTGATTTAAGTGGTTTTAATCACTTAAACTACAAGCCacttacaatttttttattaatctGACAACTAAATTGATGATGCCATTGTCTTTGGGTCCTTGCACGAATCATGCCACATTTTTTTCTCTGTCCCATCTTTaccattttatattgatttaaTTCTTCTCGTCTCCCTCTTTGTCTCTGTGAAACAATGGGGATGGGAGAGACGTCCTATTATGTTCTTGACTAAGGGTGACAGCGAATATGCGACAAAGCCTTCTATACCCTTCGCCAAACTCACGCACCCTCATTGGTCATTACGATGCATTCGCCATGAAAACGATCTGTCACAGCCTACCCTAaaatgcaaagaaagaaagacatTATGCATATCAACAACTAGGAAACCAGGCAAACAACCACAAAAGTAAAAAGCCAAAAATGCAACGTTCTACATAAATAACTAGATCAACAAGCCAATACAAGCAGCAAGTTTTAAGACATTATTGGCAAATCCAACATCTCAGTATCATGGGTAAAGTAGAGATGGAAGGAGCCAAGTAAAGAATCCATCATTAGTCTCTCCCTTCAATCTCTGCAATGAGTACTCCACCAGCAAATTCCAGAGATCACCAACTGTCCATTCATGTGACAGTATCCATTGAGTTACCTACTTCAgacaaagtgaaaaaattaataaaaagaaaaaagaaaaaagctatACATAGGAATAAAGGCTTAGCATGAGCTGGGTGTGGAGCCAATGAAAATTACATACCTGGTCTAGGTTTTGCAATGCCTTCATGCCAAATGTGTAGTACGAAATGAAAGGTCTTAGTGCCTGAAACAAATGCACCCAGATAACAGTCATTTTGTGTCACTGATCCtttgttatatttatttacacaCACAGACATAGAATCCTAGTGAAAATTGTCTGAGTAAGCTAAAGATGACACAGAATCCCATTTAATTGCTTTTTGAAGGCTTAAGATAAAACTACCTGAGAGGCAGCAAGCCACTGAATTATGGTCTTCACTTCAGGGTCTCCTCCAAAAGCACCACATCCCCAATTCCCAGTTGCAATCCCAACATCATCCTCATTATCAAGAGACAGGATCTCCTCAGAATCTCTGATCACTTTGTGTACAGATTTTCCTCCACACGTTTCAACAGAAGTTATGCTAGCTCCATGACTCTATAGAAAAGCAAatgtaaaaattcaaaacaaacaaatttcaaagtggaaagaGCAAGTTTGGACACTGCTAAACCAAACataaacttcaaaaaaaaaaaatcctacaTTAGGAACTCAGCTAAAGTTAGTAATGCAATATCATTTCTAAATGTAGAGCATCCcctaacacacacacacacgcacaaaCCAAGATGAAACTGATAGAAAACTCATACCAAAAGATTATTACTGTATACGTCATTGGAGTCTTTAACATCTGAATGAGGCTGAATTCCAGAACACCCGCTCTCTTGAAACAATCTCTTGTACTGCTgatattttgattgatgaaaaAAACCACAGAATGCCTTATTATTCTCCCTGTAGGAACCAACAAGTAGGAGAGATAAAATTTAGGATTAAGAAAATGTTATATGAAGGATCTGAAATCTACACAATTGGGATAATGATCCAACATATTCAAACATCACCGAGAAATTTAAGGCAAGGATTTGGAAttagaacaaaaaaagaaaaccacagTTTAGGTGTGCTACTCTTTTCCTGTGAAGAGTTTCCAATAATAGTAATTTGGATTTAATGGGAATTTCAGTTTATGCTTGAAGCCTTCCTGGAAGTTACAGGGaacatattataataaaacaatgaaaaaagtCTTTGACTAGATAGATCTTGGATTTCTGTTCTGGAAGTAAGACTGTTCAAAAGATCAAAACTGCATGGAAACCCCATTCTATGCAGTAGTTTGAATTATATTGTCTTATTCTCCATTGAATTCCATATGTTTCTAGTAATATGTGTGCGCTGAAGTAAACTATACATACCGGAGGAGTAACTTTTGTTTGTACTGTCTCATCCCTGGGCTGCATAACGCATCTATTGCAATGATTCTGATTTTACGTCTTCTAAGAGAGTCTGTATCCCTTTTGTCCACATAGTCACCAGAAAAACGAAAGGAAGAAGCATACCTACACAACTTAAAAGATGGTAACACATTCGGAAATCAATAGCAATAGTAACCAAGTTAAATAAGTGAAGTTTAGATATTTAAGTTAATACTTAGAAAATCCCCTGCCATCTCATAGAATTAATGCATGCATAAAGTTTAAGAAAGAACCAAATTTGAGTCATTATATGTCTCCACACATGCATGTATGAACAACATATGCTCAACTTCTCTAAGAAAAACATATACATTAATATTTTCTGATACAAAGAAATAAGCAAACAATAGGCTATCAGTACTCACCCTGTATAATTTGAAAACCTTTCTGCACCAATTATTTCTATAGCCTCATTATCTGCCATGGAAGGCATGAACAGCATGCTAGCAATTAATTCAGGATTGATCATGAAACGGATCTCTTCCTACGTGAGACGataataacaaataaaattaggTGCTTCTGCAGTTAGATCATGGCCTGCGTGATTCAAGAAAAggtaaaacaaataaaaatatagtttAAAATAGCCAGAATGCAAACGTAGATAAAATATATAACGAATCACACCTGTACACAGCCCCTATGAAGAACACCACCTCCTATATACTTGTTTGCAAAGTCGACTTCAAGAGCTCCACTTGATTGATTTTCTATAAAGCCTGAACTGTGAACCTAGAATGATATGAAAAGACTTGTTAAcaagttattttatattgCTAAACTGaattaggaaaataaaaaggggaaACCAATTCATCTGCATGTAACTAGAGGCTTATTATGTAACACAGCTAGTCATGTAATACCTCAAAACGGCAGAGAGGAATGGCTGAATTGCTCCAGAAACTAGCCTTGGGGTAAGAAATGCTTAGAGGACCATGTTCCAGAGGAAGTACTTTCCGCTCAAATGAGACATAACCCTTAGGCATATGGAAACTTATCCTTTCAAAATAGTGTATAATACACCTTATCTTATTCTCCTGTTTTTCATTATAACTGTCATATAAAGTCCTGAAAATACACTTCAAGTGGTAAGTATATTTAAGTAAAATAACAGAAGTAGATATCTAGTGATGCTGTATACGAAATGGGTGACAGGATATCTCTTAAAATATTATGGCGAGATATCTAGCATAAAATTGGAAACCCCAAACCCAGTATTTATAGACAAACATCtgtgaccaaaaaaatatatatatagaataaaGGATACCAGTGACGCATAAGAAAGCAAAGTCACATACGTAAACAAATGGTCGAAGTTGATCGTTGGGAGATGTTTGGCACCTCTATTATTGATTGggaacaaacaaaataaagagcaCCCAAGAAGAGCACTAATTAGTTCCTGAAAAGAACATAGACAATAATCAGCAAAGTAATACCGCAAATAAAAGAAGTTCTAACAAAGTAAAGAAAGAAGTATTCAGAACTAGTTTTTAGCATATGACAGAAAACAAGCGTCAAACATACCACAAAATCATAAGAGATATTTGAATTAGTCTCCgaaataatgaaaaaagaaataatcaCTTGATTTTCCCTAGATAAGACCACTTAAACTCAAATGTGAGTATAGATCTATATAGAAGATAAACCTTTGCATTGGCAGAGATCGGACACGAAATATCTGcataacaataaaataaataaataatttacaattttTCCGAAGTTCTGttacattctttttttttttccttattccAATAGAAAATGCTACTCATTTTACTATGCATGTTCAGTTTCTGCCGCACCAGGTTGTATgacattaaaaacaaaaaagagaaaattgcaAGTACCGATGCCTCTTAGTGTAAGTTTTGATTCAAACCATGCTGTGATGTGTGTGAGTGGTTATGGTTGTCCGGGCATATGGGAGCGAAAGATAAAAAAGCAAAGATTCATGAAGGATATAGGTACCTGGCTGAGGAACACGATTCCTGCTTCTTGTGAATGCAGTAGACGAAGACCAGTTTTGACTCCATCTCTGCCTCCATTAATAAGGGCGTCGGCGTTTTGATAGTGCAATTCTAACAGGGAGGGCAACCGCAAAAGCAAATTTGCCAATGCCGGGACAACCTCTCCAAACCATTTCCTTGCTTCAGCCCTAGACATGAGCTGCACTAACACTTTTCATTCAGATGCTATGGAATGGATAATACCGTTCATTCAGATGCTATGGAATGGATAATACCGTTTTAACTCTTAATGCCTTGCCTTAACTAATGATGATGATATCATGTATACCTACGCTATCAACATCTTCTATACACAGACAGACTATATTGCAATTCAATTCTATTTCTATACCTCAATGAAAAGTCACAACTCAACTCAACGaaaaacatttaatttaaacgaTTATCGGATACTTGTAAAAAGTAAAtattgaaaagaagaaaaaaaaaaagaaaaagaaaaaaagggcaCAAAATTGAGTGAATGGTGGATGACCTCGTCGAAGAAGAGGGCGTAGCCGTGTGGGGCGGAAGGAGGCAAAGggtgagaggagagagaaagagagcaccTGAGGTCCGAAATGGCTGAGAATAGCAGCTCCCCAGAATGGACCCCACTGTGCTCAGGACCTCTCGCCAACGCCTT
Above is a genomic segment from Prunus dulcis chromosome 7, ALMONDv2, whole genome shotgun sequence containing:
- the LOC117636200 gene encoding thioredoxin-like fold domain-containing protein MRL7L, chloroplastic; its protein translation is MALQHTLRLPYLFSSPKQNKFIIPLSLASLGPQSQDIRANENRIWVKNTSVPTHGGGSSKVTRLYASKTVEKVGSDEEKGEPFKPFNDSDEEDEPCLGDKDDPYLMGSEERREWRSKIRQVLDTNPDVEEELDPTERTKKVQQLLANYPLVVEEDDPEWPDDADGRGFKLDQFFDKITIKNNTARKDDNDNDDSDNEIVWQDDNYIRPIKDVVTAEWEEAVFKDISPLIILVHNRYKRPKENEKIRNELEKAVHIIWNCKLPSPRCIAVDAVTEHDLVSALKVSVFPEIIFTKAGKILYREKAIRSGDELSKVMAFFYYGAARPPCLNGIGDRQEPIPYVSANVQP
- the LOC117635976 gene encoding poly(ADP-ribose) glycohydrolase 1-like isoform X1 yields the protein MEGREDLKSILEYLPVVVRTWSLFWPSQVVEALKALARGPEHSGVHSGELLFSAISDLRCSLSLSSHPLPPSAPHGYALFFDELMSRAEARKWFGEVVPALANLLLRLPSLLELHYQNADALINGGRDGVKTGLRLLHSQEAGIVFLSQELISALLGCSLFCLFPINNRGAKHLPTINFDHLFTTLYDSYNEKQENKIRCIIHYFERISFHMPKGYVSFERKVLPLEHGPLSISYPKASFWSNSAIPLCRFEVHSSGFIENQSSGALEVDFANKYIGGGVLHRGCVQEEIRFMINPELIASMLFMPSMADNEAIEIIGAERFSNYTGYASSFRFSGDYVDKRDTDSLRRRKIRIIAIDALCSPGMRQYKQKLLLRENNKAFCGFFHQSKYQQYKRLFQESGCSGIQPHSDVKDSNDVYSNNLLSHGASITSVETCGGKSVHKVIRDSEEILSLDNEDDVGIATGNWGCGAFGGDPEVKTIIQWLAASQALRPFISYYTFGMKALQNLDQVTQWILSHEWTVGDLWNLLVEYSLQRLKGETNDGFFTWLLPSLLYP
- the LOC117635976 gene encoding poly(ADP-ribose) glycohydrolase 1-like isoform X2, with amino-acid sequence MEGREDLKSILEYLPVVVRTWSLFWPSQVVEALKALARGPEHSGVHSGELLFSAISDLRCSLSLSSHPLPPSAPHGYALFFDELMSRAEARKWFGEVVPALANLLLRLPSLLELHYQNADALINGGRDGVKTGLRLLHSQEAGIVFLSQELISALLGCSLFCLFPINNRGAKHLPTINFDHLFTTLYDSYNEKQENKIRCIIHYFERISFHMPKGYVSFERKVLPLEHGPLSISYPKASFWSNSAIPLCRFEVHSSGFIENQSSGALEVDFANKYIGGGVLHRGCVQEEIRFMINPELIASMLFMPSMADNEAIEIIGAERFSNYTGYASSFRFSGDYVDKRDTDSLRRRKIRIIAIDALCSPGMRQYKQKLLLRENNKAFCGFFHQSKYQQYKRLFQESGCSGIQPHSDVKDSNDVYSNNLLSHGASITSVETCGGKSVHKVIRDSEEILSLDNEDDVGIATGNWGCGAFGGDPEVKTIIQWLAASQALRPFISYYTFGMKALQNLDQ